GGGCCCGGACCCTGGCCGTACTCCTCGGCGTGGCCGTGGGCGCGGCGGTGTTCGCCGGAGTTCGGCTGGCCATCGACGCTTCTTCCCGAAATCTGACCCAGGGCATGGATCTCATCGCGGGCAATGCGGATTTCGTGGTCACCGGCCAGGGCGGACTGGTTCCGGCCCGGATCACGGCGGAACTGCTGACCGATCCCGCCGTGTATGCGGCGGTTCCGGTACTGGAACGGATTCTGGCCGTGGCCCACCAGCCGGAGGTGACGATCCGTCTGCGGGGCACGGACCTGATCCTGGAAGATCGTCTGCGCCGGGGCGGCCACGCCCCCCTGGACATCTCCTTCACCGTGCTCACCGACCTGCTCATCCAGCCCCGGAGCCTGCTTCTTGGTCAGGGCGCGGCGGACCGCCTTGGCCTGTCCGCCGGGGACACCTTGACGCTGATCGGTCCCAGCGGACCTCAAGCGTTTGGGATCGCCGATCTGCTCCCCCCCCGGGGCCTTGGCCGGGTAGAGGACGGCTTCATCGCCGTGGCGGACATAGCCACGGTGCAGGAGTTTCTGGCCGGGGATTCTCGGGGTTTGATGGATGGTGGCGTTGCGGACCGGATCGACCTGCGGCTGTCTCCCGGCATGAACGACCTGGACCGGGAGGCGACTCTGACCCGAATAAGCCCGAACCTGCCCGCGCAAACCTCCCTGGCCCCGCCGGATCAGCGCCGGGAATCCGGCATGATGCTTCTTTCGGCCTACCATGAGAGCCTGACCCTGATTTCCTTTGTCAGCCTGTTCGTGGGCATGTTCCTGATCTACAGCCTGGTCTCCCTGAACGCCGCGGCGCGGCGCGGCGAAGTGGCCATCCTGCGGGCTCTGGGCGGGCCCCGGTGGTTGCCGTTGGGACTGTTCCTGGGCGAAGGCGTCCTGCTGGCGGTCCTCGGCCTGCTGGCCGCTTTGCCCCTGGCCCTGGTGTTCACCCCCCGGGCCGCGAACCTGATCAACCGGACTATTGACGATCTATTCCTCCGGCTGCCCTCCCAGACCCTGCATCTGGCCCCCTGGGAGATCGGTCTGACCATCGGTGTCACCCTGGTCGTGGCCGTGCTGGCTGCCCTGCATCCGGCCTGGGAGGCCGCCCGGGCCAGCCCGCGGGAAGCTCTGGCCATGCTGGCGGACACTTCCAGCCATGGCCAGAACCGTCGGATGACCCTCTCCGGTATCGGCTGCCTGCTGGGAGCCATTCCGTTGTTCCTGCTGCCTCCGGTATTGAACTCCCTTTGGCCGGCCTATTGCGGGGTGTTTCTGCTCTTTGTCGGTTCCGCCCTGCAGACCCCCTGGGTGCTGGCGGCGGCGGCCCGCGCAATGGAGAGAACCGCCGGCCTGCGACCAGCGTGGTTTGGTCCGGGGATCAAACTGGCCGGCCGCTCTCTGCGCCGAGCCGGACCGCGCACCTCCATCGCCGTGGGAGCGCTGATCACCGCCCTGGCCTTGTATGTCGCCTTGTCCGTCATGATCCACAGCTTTCGAACCACCTTCCTGGTCTGGGTGGACAACACGGTCAGCGGGGACGTTTTTGTCACCTCGGCCAATGCGGAGGCCAACGAATACCGGGACGCCATTTCTTTGGCGGCCCAGGAATTCATCCTGGCCCAAACCGCTGCCCAGGGCGGCCAGGTCCTGCCGTATCGCCGGGCCTATCTGGAGGGAGACGGATACCCATATCAATTTGAAACCATGGATATGGCGGCATTCAGCACCCTGGGCAGCTTTCTCTTCAAGCATGGCGACCCCGACTCGGCCCTGCGCGTCGCGGCCCAGGGTCAGGGGGTCATTGTCTCCGAGACCTGGGCCGTACGCCGTTCAGTGGGCATCGGAGACCGCTTTCAGGCCGTAATCGAAGGTATCCGGCTGGATACCCCGGTTGTCGGCATTGTCCGGGATTACCGCACCCGCGGCGGGGTAATCTATCACGATTGGGACGCGTTCATTGCCCTGGGCGGAGATCCGCGCTGGGAGGGGGTGCGGGTCTACTTCCCGGAAGCCGATAATCCCCAGGCCGCGGCAGCGAGATTCCGTGCCGCCCTGGCCGCGCACCCGGCAGGCCAGGGTCTGGACGTGACCACCGGCGTTGATCTGCGCAACCTGGTTACCGACATCTTCACCCAGACCTTCGGAATTACCGCTTTACTCATGGGCATCGCCCTGCTGGTGGCCGGAGTGGGAGTGGCCACCACCCTGGCGGTGCGTGTCCTGGAACGGCGCAAGGAACTGAACACCCTGCGCGCCCTGGGTGGTTCCCGAGGCCAGATTCGTGCATTGATTTTCTGGGAAGCCGGAATCATCGGACTGGTCGGGGCTGGCCTGGGGCTGGCCTGCGGGCTGATCCTGTCCGTTGTGTTTATCGAGGTGATCAATAAACAGGGGTTCGGCTGGACCTTTGTCTTCAGCGTGAATTGGCGGGAACTGGGGTTGGCCTTGCCCGGCCTGCTGGCCGCGGCTCTGGTCGCAGCCGTGCCGGCCACGGTGCTGGCGCTGCGTGATCCGCCGGCACAAGCCCTGAAGGAGCGCTGAATCCATGCCATGGATGGTCTTTTTGCTGGGGCTATTGCTTCTGGGCGGAATCACCTTTTCGGCCCAGGCCGAAGAGCAGAAGCCAAGCGGATTTCCAACGATTACCGGACCCTGTGACTTCGTGTTCCCGGATGCGCATGGCGCGCATCCGGATCACCGCATCGAATGGTGGTACTATACCGGAAACCTGCGCACGCCCCAGGGACGCCCCTTCGGCTTTCAACTGACCTTTTTCCGCAGCCGACTGTATCCTCCGGGAACGGTGACGTCACACGGGGAGCTGCGCTCACCATGGCGCACCGCGCAGCTGCACCCGGCCCACTTTGCCATCAGCGACCTTCAGGCGGAGACGTTTCACTATGAAAAACGCAATGTCCGGGCAGCCGTGAATCTGGCCGGGGTGACCCGTCAGGGCGACGATGTCCTGGTCCACCAGGGGGGCTGGTCCACGGTCATCGGCCCGGATCAGCACGCCATCCAGGCAGCTACCGTGGACCTGGGCCTCGACCTGCGATTGATCCCGCAAAAGCCCGTGGCCGTCCAGGGCGACGGTGGATACAGTCGCAAGGGCAGCCGGCCGGAATCCGCCAGTTGCTACTATTCGTTCACCCGCTTGGAGGCCGCTGGGACGCTTCGGGTCGGCGATCAAACTTTTCCGGTGACCGGTGAGGCCTGGATGGACCATGAATACGCATCCAATCTGCTGGAAGAGGGGCTCGTCGGCTGGGATTGGTTCAGCATCCAGTTGGACGACGGCTGGGATCTGACGGCCTTCCGGCTGCGCCCGGACGAGCAGCAAGCCGGGCAGGGGCAGGGCGGTTGGGCCGGAGGCGGACTTATCGACCCTCAGGGACGGGTCACCCCGCTGGAACCCGAGGACCTGCGGTTCACTCCCGGGCGAACCTGGACCAGCCCGCGCAGCCAGGCGACGTATCCGCTGTGGTGGGAGATCGCCGTGCCCAAGGCCGAGCTGACCCTGGCGATCAGTCCGCGGATGCTGGCTCAGGAGCTGGTTTCCGAGCCGGGCAGCGGCGGAGTGACCTACTGGGAAGGGGCCGTGGACGTGCGGGGCGTGCGCAGCGGCGCAGAGGTTTCCGGCCACGGCTATGCGGAACTGACCGGCTATGCCGGTCCGGTTCCCCTGGGGCCGGGCAGCGCGGAGTAAGGGTTGCGGCAGGTGGGCTGTTATCCGGTCCGAGAGATGCCCTTGGCTCCGATATCCCGGCGCAGATATTTGCCGTCAAAGTCGATCAAGTCCGCGGCTTGATAGGCGGCGGACCGAGCCGACGTCAGGTCCGGGGCCAACGCCGTGACTCCCAGGACCCGGCCGCCGGATGTCACGATCTGGTCCCCGCTTTGCGCCGTGCCGGCCTGGAACACGGTAACGCCGGGCACGGCCGCAGCCTGGTCCAGGCCGGAAATGGCCATGCCCTTGGGGTAGGAACCGGGATATCCCGGCGCGGCCAACACCACGCACAGCCCGGTTTTCCGGGACCACTTAACCGGCACGTGGGTCAGTCGCTTCGTGCAGCAGGCGGACATGATCTCGGCCAAATCGGACTCCAGACGAACCATCAACGGCTGGCACTCCGGATCCCCGAATCGGACGTTGTATTCCAGGACATAGGGCCCGTTGGCCGTGAACATCAGTCCGGCGTAAATAACACCTTGGTAGGGCTGACCTTTTTCCGCAAGCAGACGGATCATGGGGGTGATGGTCCGCTCGGTCATCTCGGCCAAAAGGCCTTCGGAAAGGATCGGCGCCGGACTGTACGCGCCCATGCCTCCGGTATTCGGGCCGGTATCGTTTTCACCCACGGGCTTGTGGTCCTGGGCCGAAGGCAGGGGAACTACGGTTTTGCCGTCGCAAAAGGCCAGAAGTGAGGCTTCCTCGCCCACCAGGGCTTCCTCGATGATCAGCCGCTCGCCAGCCGCATCGAAAACCCGCTGGACCATGATCGCATCAATTGCATTCATGGCCTCTTCCCGGGTTTTGGCGATAATCACTCCCTTGCCGGCAGCGAGCCCATCCGCTTTGATCACCATGGGCAGCGGGTGTTTTTTGGCGTACTCCCTGGCCGCATACGCTTCCTCAAAAACCTGGAAATCAGCCGTAGGAATTCCGGCCTTGCGCATCATGTTCTTGGCAAAAACCTTGCTTCCTTCCAGGCGGGCGCAGAAGGCACTGGGGCCGAAACAGGCAATGCCCGCATTGACCAGGGCGTCCTTGAGCCCCAAAACCAGGGGAAGTTCGGGTCCGGGGACGACCAGGTCCACTTTGTGTTCCTTGGCGGCACGGACCAGGCCGGGAATGTCGTCGTCCGTGATCGGCAGATTCTCACCCACCAGGGCCGTGCCCGGATTACCCGGAGCGATGAACAGTTTTTCGACGATTGGGCTTTGGCCGAGTTTCCAGACCAAGGCATGTTCACGCCCACCAGATCCGACGAGCAGAATGCGCA
This is a stretch of genomic DNA from Desulfonatronum thioautotrophicum. It encodes these proteins:
- a CDS encoding FtsX-like permease family protein, producing MPQPFRFLKFFLRFNLRHARGQWARTLAVLLGVAVGAAVFAGVRLAIDASSRNLTQGMDLIAGNADFVVTGQGGLVPARITAELLTDPAVYAAVPVLERILAVAHQPEVTIRLRGTDLILEDRLRRGGHAPLDISFTVLTDLLIQPRSLLLGQGAADRLGLSAGDTLTLIGPSGPQAFGIADLLPPRGLGRVEDGFIAVADIATVQEFLAGDSRGLMDGGVADRIDLRLSPGMNDLDREATLTRISPNLPAQTSLAPPDQRRESGMMLLSAYHESLTLISFVSLFVGMFLIYSLVSLNAAARRGEVAILRALGGPRWLPLGLFLGEGVLLAVLGLLAALPLALVFTPRAANLINRTIDDLFLRLPSQTLHLAPWEIGLTIGVTLVVAVLAALHPAWEAARASPREALAMLADTSSHGQNRRMTLSGIGCLLGAIPLFLLPPVLNSLWPAYCGVFLLFVGSALQTPWVLAAAARAMERTAGLRPAWFGPGIKLAGRSLRRAGPRTSIAVGALITALALYVALSVMIHSFRTTFLVWVDNTVSGDVFVTSANAEANEYRDAISLAAQEFILAQTAAQGGQVLPYRRAYLEGDGYPYQFETMDMAAFSTLGSFLFKHGDPDSALRVAAQGQGVIVSETWAVRRSVGIGDRFQAVIEGIRLDTPVVGIVRDYRTRGGVIYHDWDAFIALGGDPRWEGVRVYFPEADNPQAAAARFRAALAAHPAGQGLDVTTGVDLRNLVTDIFTQTFGITALLMGIALLVAGVGVATTLAVRVLERRKELNTLRALGGSRGQIRALIFWEAGIIGLVGAGLGLACGLILSVVFIEVINKQGFGWTFVFSVNWRELGLALPGLLAAALVAAVPATVLALRDPPAQALKER
- a CDS encoding lipocalin-like domain-containing protein — protein: MPWMVFLLGLLLLGGITFSAQAEEQKPSGFPTITGPCDFVFPDAHGAHPDHRIEWWYYTGNLRTPQGRPFGFQLTFFRSRLYPPGTVTSHGELRSPWRTAQLHPAHFAISDLQAETFHYEKRNVRAAVNLAGVTRQGDDVLVHQGGWSTVIGPDQHAIQAATVDLGLDLRLIPQKPVAVQGDGGYSRKGSRPESASCYYSFTRLEAAGTLRVGDQTFPVTGEAWMDHEYASNLLEEGLVGWDWFSIQLDDGWDLTAFRLRPDEQQAGQGQGGWAGGGLIDPQGRVTPLEPEDLRFTPGRTWTSPRSQATYPLWWEIAVPKAELTLAISPRMLAQELVSEPGSGGVTYWEGAVDVRGVRSGAEVSGHGYAELTGYAGPVPLGPGSAE
- the purD gene encoding phosphoribosylamine--glycine ligase — protein: MRILLVGSGGREHALVWKLGQSPIVEKLFIAPGNPGTALVGENLPITDDDIPGLVRAAKEHKVDLVVPGPELPLVLGLKDALVNAGIACFGPSAFCARLEGSKVFAKNMMRKAGIPTADFQVFEEAYAAREYAKKHPLPMVIKADGLAAGKGVIIAKTREEAMNAIDAIMVQRVFDAAGERLIIEEALVGEEASLLAFCDGKTVVPLPSAQDHKPVGENDTGPNTGGMGAYSPAPILSEGLLAEMTERTITPMIRLLAEKGQPYQGVIYAGLMFTANGPYVLEYNVRFGDPECQPLMVRLESDLAEIMSACCTKRLTHVPVKWSRKTGLCVVLAAPGYPGSYPKGMAISGLDQAAAVPGVTVFQAGTAQSGDQIVTSGGRVLGVTALAPDLTSARSAAYQAADLIDFDGKYLRRDIGAKGISRTG